Proteins found in one Nitrosopumilus maritimus SCM1 genomic segment:
- a CDS encoding SemiSWEET family sugar transporter, with product MEVDGTLLTILGVAAGILILTGWVEQIYKGYKTKSLKDVSKFLMIFISAGAILWLIYGIIVEDVFIIGTNLAAIALMMIVLAMKKTYDKKLRS from the coding sequence ATGGAAGTTGATGGAACACTACTAACAATTCTAGGAGTAGCTGCAGGAATTTTAATTCTGACTGGATGGGTAGAGCAAATCTACAAGGGCTACAAGACAAAAAGTCTCAAAGATGTATCAAAATTTTTAATGATATTCATATCAGCAGGTGCAATTTTGTGGTTAATCTATGGAATAATAGTTGAAGACGTATTCATCATTGGAACAAATCTAGCTGCAATTGCATTGATGATGATTGTACTAGCTATGAAGAAGACATATGATAAAAAATTAAGAAGTTAA
- the tpiA gene encoding triose-phosphate isomerase, with translation MFVINCKNYEEISGEKITKFVKTAEKVSKKFKVKIAICPPQHLIGVVANSSIPIFAQHIDDSKVGSTTGFVIPELLKKSQVNGSLINHSEHRISSKEITKLVSKLKELKMTSIVCVKDVAEARKYAKLNPNYIAIEPPELIGSGKAVSTERPELITKAANAVKSANNNTKLLCGAGIVSGQDVSKAVELGSKGILVASGIIKAKNWDKIISEFAKALV, from the coding sequence ATGTTTGTTATTAATTGTAAAAACTATGAAGAGATTTCAGGTGAAAAGATTACTAAATTTGTAAAGACTGCTGAAAAAGTATCAAAAAAATTCAAAGTAAAAATTGCAATTTGCCCACCTCAGCATTTGATTGGCGTTGTTGCAAACAGTTCAATTCCAATTTTTGCACAACACATTGATGATTCCAAAGTAGGTAGCACAACTGGATTTGTAATTCCAGAATTGTTAAAAAAATCCCAAGTAAATGGATCACTAATCAATCATAGCGAACATAGAATTTCATCAAAAGAGATCACAAAACTAGTATCAAAACTAAAAGAATTGAAGATGACATCAATTGTTTGTGTAAAAGATGTTGCTGAAGCAAGAAAATATGCAAAACTAAACCCAAATTATATTGCAATAGAGCCACCAGAGCTTATTGGATCAGGGAAAGCAGTGTCAACTGAAAGACCAGAATTAATTACAAAAGCAGCAAATGCTGTAAAAAGTGCAAATAACAATACAAAACTTCTTTGTGGTGCAGGAATTGTTTCTGGACAAGATGTTTCAAAGGCAGTAGAATTAGGATCAAAAGGGATCCTTGTGGCAAGCGGCATTATCAAAGCAAAGAATTGGGACAAAATAATTTCTGAATTTGCCAAGGCATTAGTTTAA